The following proteins come from a genomic window of Brevibacillus antibioticus:
- a CDS encoding NUDIX hydrolase, with product MQKERFAMQVAVHLFLVKGAQVLLLRRYNTGYEDGNYSVPAGHLDGNEEVKTAAIREAKEECGIDIDPASLEMVGVMHRRSNDERIDFFVAATEWRGEIINAEPNKCDELVWVDMDKLPPNVIPYVRQALSNFIRKQWFDSFGWEPALGLKQ from the coding sequence ATGCAGAAAGAGCGCTTCGCGATGCAGGTCGCCGTTCACCTTTTCCTGGTGAAGGGTGCGCAAGTCTTGTTATTACGCCGCTATAATACCGGCTACGAAGACGGCAATTACAGTGTGCCTGCTGGACATCTGGATGGGAATGAAGAAGTGAAGACAGCCGCGATCCGCGAGGCAAAAGAAGAGTGCGGAATAGACATCGATCCAGCGAGCTTGGAGATGGTAGGCGTCATGCATCGTCGCTCCAATGATGAGCGCATTGATTTTTTCGTCGCTGCCACTGAATGGCGCGGAGAAATTATCAATGCCGAGCCGAATAAATGCGATGAGCTCGTATGGGTGGATATGGATAAATTACCCCCGAACGTCATTCCTTATGTGAGACAAGCTCTCTCAAACTTCATACGGAAGCAGTGGTTTGACAGCTTTGGCTGGGAGCCTGCGCTTGGATTGAAGCAATAA
- the tkt gene encoding transketolase, which translates to MTQHTSVDQLSINTIRTLAIDAIEKANSGHPGMPMGAAPMAHVLWSRFMKVNPSNPNWIDRDRFVLSAGHGSMLLYSMLHLMKYDVSLEDLHNFRQWGSKTPGHPEFGHTAGVDATTGPLGQGIAMAVGMAMAEKHMAAVYNRDNFDIVDHYTYVICGDGDLMEGVSSEASSLAAHLKLGKMIVLYDSNDISLDGELSRSFSENVAGRYQAYGWQYIRVEDGNDLAAIDAAIAEAKKDLDRPTLIEVKTVIGYGSPNKGGSSSSHGAPLGKDEVKLTKANYEWHHESEFHVPQEVTDFFAGLADAGEKAEAAWRDQFAAYAKAYPELALQFTTAQEGQLPAGWDNHMPTYEAGAKLATRVASGNAINALANSVPFFLGGSADLAHSNNTVIKEAGNFLPGSYDGRNIWFGVREFAMGAALNGMALHGGVKVYGGTFFVFSDYVRPAIRLSALMKQPVVYVFTHDSIAVGEDGPTHEPIEQLASLRAMPGLTILRPSDAVETNEAWKYAVSRTDEPIVLVLTRQNLPVLPETIEKAAEGVSKGAYVLADAPSGNPQLILLATGSEVSLVMQAREQLLAKGIETRVVSMPSWNLFERQPKEYRDAVIPPSVKARVAVEMGSPMGWERYAGDNGTVIAIDQFGASAPGERIMKEYGFTVENVVAEAEKLLK; encoded by the coding sequence ATGACTCAGCATACGTCTGTTGATCAGCTATCCATTAATACCATCCGCACGCTGGCGATTGATGCCATCGAGAAGGCGAATTCCGGTCACCCGGGTATGCCGATGGGTGCAGCCCCTATGGCACATGTACTGTGGAGCCGCTTTATGAAAGTAAATCCGAGCAACCCAAATTGGATTGACCGTGACCGTTTTGTCCTCTCAGCAGGACATGGCTCTATGCTATTATACTCGATGTTGCATCTGATGAAATACGATGTTTCACTGGAAGACCTACATAACTTTCGTCAATGGGGCAGCAAAACACCTGGTCACCCTGAGTTTGGACACACGGCGGGTGTTGACGCGACAACCGGTCCTCTGGGACAAGGGATCGCGATGGCTGTCGGCATGGCGATGGCTGAAAAGCACATGGCAGCTGTTTACAACCGCGACAATTTTGACATCGTTGACCATTACACATACGTGATCTGCGGCGATGGTGACCTGATGGAGGGTGTATCCAGCGAGGCTTCTTCTCTGGCCGCTCACCTGAAACTGGGTAAAATGATCGTGCTCTACGATTCGAACGATATCTCTCTGGATGGAGAGCTTTCCCGTTCCTTCTCTGAAAATGTAGCGGGTCGCTACCAAGCGTATGGTTGGCAATACATTCGCGTAGAAGACGGCAATGATCTGGCTGCTATTGACGCGGCTATCGCAGAAGCGAAAAAAGATTTGGATCGTCCTACCTTGATCGAAGTAAAAACCGTCATTGGATACGGAAGCCCGAACAAAGGCGGCTCCAGCTCTTCTCACGGCGCTCCACTTGGAAAAGACGAAGTGAAGCTGACAAAAGCAAACTACGAGTGGCACCATGAAAGTGAGTTCCACGTACCACAAGAAGTGACTGATTTCTTCGCAGGCTTGGCTGATGCTGGCGAAAAAGCAGAAGCTGCTTGGCGCGACCAGTTTGCTGCTTACGCAAAAGCGTATCCGGAACTGGCGCTGCAATTTACAACTGCACAAGAAGGTCAACTGCCTGCTGGTTGGGACAACCATATGCCAACGTATGAAGCTGGCGCGAAGCTAGCGACACGTGTTGCTTCCGGTAATGCGATCAATGCATTGGCAAACAGCGTTCCGTTCTTCCTGGGCGGATCTGCTGACTTGGCACATTCCAACAACACGGTGATTAAAGAAGCGGGCAACTTCCTGCCAGGTTCTTACGATGGCCGCAACATTTGGTTTGGTGTTCGCGAATTTGCAATGGGTGCAGCCCTCAACGGTATGGCTCTCCACGGTGGCGTAAAAGTATACGGTGGTACGTTCTTCGTGTTCTCCGACTACGTGCGTCCGGCGATTCGCCTCTCTGCATTGATGAAGCAGCCAGTCGTCTACGTATTTACACATGACTCGATCGCAGTTGGTGAAGACGGACCGACGCATGAGCCGATTGAGCAGCTCGCTTCCTTGCGCGCAATGCCAGGCTTGACCATTCTTCGTCCGTCTGATGCAGTGGAGACAAACGAAGCTTGGAAATATGCTGTATCCCGCACAGATGAGCCAATCGTTCTGGTGCTGACTCGTCAAAACCTGCCAGTTCTGCCTGAGACCATTGAGAAAGCGGCAGAAGGCGTGAGCAAAGGGGCGTATGTTCTCGCAGACGCTCCAAGCGGCAATCCGCAGCTCATCCTGCTCGCAACTGGATCTGAGGTATCTCTCGTGATGCAGGCGCGTGAGCAATTGCTCGCGAAAGGTATTGAAACACGCGTTGTTTCCATGCCGAGCTGGAATCTGTTCGAGCGTCAACCGAAAGAGTATCGCGACGCTGTGATTCCACCGTCCGTAAAAGCACGCGTGGCGGTAGAAATGGGCTCTCCAATGGGCTGGGAGCGTTATGCTGGCGATAACGGTACGGTCATCGCAATCGATCAGTTTGGCGCATCTGCACCAGGTGAGCGTATCATGAAGGAATACGGCTTCACGGTAGAAAATGTTGTAGCTGAAGCAGAAAAACTGCTGAAATAA
- a CDS encoding ASCH domain-containing protein encodes MQNQMGSNALPPKTCTIDRLITVKPDIEKVLSGQKTATRRNGRYADVGEIMTLEGHEFVIDKVYSQSLGELTDDDAKQEGYSNVEEYKQSILSSHPGMPWLPQMRVWVHEFSPDMKK; translated from the coding sequence ATGCAAAATCAAATGGGTTCCAACGCTTTGCCACCCAAAACCTGTACAATCGATCGTTTAATTACCGTGAAGCCGGATATCGAGAAAGTATTGTCAGGACAAAAAACCGCGACCCGTCGCAATGGACGCTACGCAGATGTTGGTGAAATCATGACCCTCGAAGGCCACGAATTTGTAATAGACAAGGTTTATTCACAGTCGCTCGGGGAATTAACCGATGATGATGCCAAGCAAGAGGGATATTCAAATGTAGAGGAATATAAGCAATCCATTCTATCATCTCATCCTGGGATGCCTTGGCTGCCGCAAATGCGAGTGTGGGTCCATGAATTTAGCCCGGACATGAAAAAATAA
- a CDS encoding DUF2269 family protein produces MGILLYKAILYLHILSAIMSIGPFFVLLPMMKRLREADLTKQQAYLDTFRSTTRLAKHAGHVLVISGVLLVMGGNWSWKSSWIVMTVLIMVSSLYFLARAFSPKIRKFNQTDQDKDKLVQSLTRSIWIYLFLLLAMLWFMVVKPEVW; encoded by the coding sequence GTGGGCATTTTATTATATAAGGCGATTCTTTATCTACATATTCTCAGTGCCATAATGTCCATTGGACCATTTTTTGTTCTGCTACCCATGATGAAAAGATTGCGAGAGGCTGACCTCACCAAACAACAAGCCTATCTGGATACTTTCAGGTCTACCACACGTTTGGCGAAGCATGCCGGTCATGTTTTAGTCATATCCGGAGTATTGCTAGTAATGGGTGGGAATTGGTCATGGAAGTCGTCCTGGATCGTGATGACCGTATTGATCATGGTAAGCTCCTTGTATTTCTTGGCACGCGCATTTTCGCCGAAGATACGGAAGTTTAATCAAACTGATCAGGACAAGGATAAATTGGTGCAGTCGCTTACTCGTTCGATCTGGATCTATTTGTTTCTTTTACTGGCCATGTTATGGTTCATGGTGGTGAAGCCTGAGGTATGGTAG